One window of Diabrotica undecimpunctata isolate CICGRU chromosome 8, icDiaUnde3, whole genome shotgun sequence genomic DNA carries:
- the LOC140448189 gene encoding histone H2B-like, with product MPPKTSGKAAKKAGKAQKNISKADKKKKRKRKESYAIYIYKVLKQVHPDTGISSKAMSIMNSFVNDIFERIAAEASRLAHYNKRSTITSREIQTAVRLLLPGELAKHAVSEGTKAVTKYTSSK from the coding sequence ATGCCTCCTAAGACTAGTGGTAAAGCTGCTAAAAAAGCAGGAAAAGCTCAGAAGAACATTTCCAAGGCCGATAAGAAAAAGAAACGTAAGAGGAAGGAAAGTTATGCCATTTACATCTATAAAGTATTGAAACAAGTGCATCCTGATACTGGTATTTCCAGTAAGGCTATGAGTATCATGAACAGTTTTGTAAATGATATTTTTGAAAGAATTGCTGCTGAAGCTTCCCGTTTAGCTCATTACAATAAACGGTCAACAATTACAAGCAGAGAAATTCAAACCGCCGTACGTTTATTACTTCCAGGAGAATTAGCTAAACACGCCGTTAGTGAAGGTACCAAAGCTGTTACTAAATATACAAGTTCTAAGTAA